AAGAACACCTTGGCCTTCGCGACCCTGGATCTGCGCGGCGATCATTTTGAAGGCCTCGGTTCGGCCAGCCGCAATCCAATCGACCCGCCGATGCCGGTCGTTGGCGAA
This portion of the Acidimicrobiia bacterium genome encodes:
- a CDS encoding DUF1876 family protein — its product is KNTLAFATLDLRGDHFEGLGSASRNPIDPPMPVVGEELAIARALAELQQKVTEAATTKIEQFLK